A stretch of the Flavobacterium aquiphilum genome encodes the following:
- a CDS encoding glycoside hydrolase family 2 TIM barrel-domain containing protein — protein MKKIVLAVALFLGAQINYAQSNEWENPQILDRGKEAGRSSFLLFSNEAELKNNNPQKSELYQSLNGSWKFNIVKNPSQRSMDFYTTNLDDANWKNIQVPSNWELQGYDIPIYTNITYPFPKNPPFINGDYNPVATYRRHFSVADSWNDKEIILHFGSISGYARVFLNGKEVGMTKASKTAAEFNITSFLKKGDNLIAVQVFRWHDGSYLEDQDFWRLSGIERDVYLQAMPKVTIWDYFVKSELDNQYKNGIFNLDVTLKYFENNKIKSPVVKVELFDKEGKVVYSENKKVNDKDPKISFSKTIDNVKQWNNETPNLYRYTITLLDNKGKIVEIVSKKTGFRKVEIRDAQLLVNGKAVLVKGVNIHEHDDVNGHVPNKELMLKDLQLMKEFNINAIRMCHYPHDTQFYDLCDEYGFYVVDEANIESHGMGAEWQNWFDQSKHPAYLPEWAPAHLDRIKRMFAFDKNHPSIIIWSMGNECGNGPVFYDAYDWLKQMDSTRFVQFEQAGENRNTDIVCPMYPGIKSMKDYANADKKRPYIMCEYAHAMGNSSGNFQEYWDIINSSKHMQGGFIWDWVDQGIKTKNEKGVEFWAYGGDLGGAHLHNDENFCANGLVSANRIPHPGLLEVKKVYQDIQFELKNETDLLIKNYFRFTNLSNYTFKWELIKNGLKVKEGEFNLDVNPEETKEIKLDYGAFDAGSEYFLNVYAFSKYDTPLVEKGHEFAREQFAIGKGSWFKNTSVAKNEVKLKYSVKNNILSFENEKITGDFDLQKGELLKYMRKNDANVIFTNFPSPYFWRAPTDNDFGSGMPSKLEIWKEASKDPKVISVNLDKKSSEGLLVKVAYQLAKVDVPYTVDYLIQNDGSIKVTAAIDMKGKDLPEMPRFGMRLKLNGAFDNLDYYGRGPWENYSDRNSASFMGEYSDKVINQFTRNYIRPQESGYKTDVRWLTLKNSKGEGMKIEGLQPIGFSALNIPTEDLDPGKNKAQRHPSDLDLDSKEAVYLHLDYKQRGLGGDDSWGRLPHDPYRLLNKQYSYSYIISLIN, from the coding sequence ATGAAGAAAATTGTTTTAGCAGTTGCTTTGTTTTTAGGAGCACAGATAAATTATGCTCAGTCCAATGAATGGGAAAATCCTCAAATACTTGATCGGGGAAAAGAGGCGGGCAGAAGTTCCTTTTTATTATTTAGTAATGAAGCTGAGCTAAAGAACAATAATCCTCAAAAATCAGAATTGTATCAAAGTTTGAATGGAAGCTGGAAATTCAACATTGTTAAAAACCCTTCTCAAAGATCAATGGATTTTTATACAACAAACTTGGATGATGCTAATTGGAAAAATATCCAAGTGCCTTCTAACTGGGAGTTGCAGGGATATGATATTCCTATTTATACAAATATAACCTATCCATTTCCTAAAAATCCTCCTTTCATAAATGGTGATTATAATCCTGTAGCTACTTATAGACGTCATTTTTCAGTAGCCGATTCTTGGAATGACAAAGAAATTATACTTCATTTTGGTTCTATTTCTGGTTATGCCAGAGTATTCCTGAACGGAAAAGAAGTGGGAATGACAAAAGCTTCAAAAACAGCAGCCGAATTTAATATTACTTCTTTTTTAAAGAAAGGTGATAATTTAATTGCGGTTCAGGTATTTCGCTGGCATGACGGAAGTTATTTAGAAGATCAGGATTTTTGGCGCTTAAGTGGTATCGAGCGTGATGTTTATTTGCAGGCAATGCCTAAGGTTACTATTTGGGATTATTTTGTAAAAAGCGAACTAGATAATCAATATAAAAATGGGATTTTTAACCTTGATGTTACTTTAAAATATTTTGAAAATAACAAAATAAAAAGCCCTGTTGTCAAAGTGGAATTATTTGACAAAGAAGGAAAAGTAGTTTATTCTGAAAACAAAAAGGTAAACGACAAAGACCCAAAAATCAGTTTTTCAAAAACAATTGACAATGTAAAACAATGGAATAACGAAACTCCTAATTTGTACCGCTATACCATTACATTATTGGACAATAAAGGAAAAATTGTTGAAATTGTTTCTAAAAAAACAGGGTTTAGAAAAGTAGAAATTAGAGATGCTCAATTGTTGGTTAATGGCAAGGCAGTTTTGGTAAAAGGGGTGAATATTCATGAACATGATGATGTAAACGGACACGTACCAAATAAAGAATTAATGTTAAAAGATCTTCAGTTAATGAAGGAGTTTAATATTAATGCAATTCGCATGTGCCATTATCCACATGATACTCAATTTTATGATTTGTGTGATGAATACGGTTTTTATGTGGTTGACGAAGCGAATATTGAATCACATGGAATGGGAGCCGAATGGCAGAATTGGTTTGATCAGTCAAAGCATCCGGCATATTTACCGGAATGGGCTCCTGCGCATCTTGATCGAATAAAAAGAATGTTTGCATTTGATAAAAATCATCCTTCGATTATAATTTGGTCAATGGGAAATGAGTGTGGAAATGGCCCTGTTTTCTACGATGCCTACGATTGGCTAAAACAGATGGATTCGACGCGATTTGTTCAATTTGAGCAAGCAGGGGAAAATAGAAATACGGATATTGTTTGTCCGATGTATCCAGGTATTAAAAGCATGAAGGATTATGCAAATGCTGATAAAAAGCGTCCATACATTATGTGTGAATATGCGCATGCGATGGGGAATAGCAGCGGAAATTTTCAGGAGTATTGGGACATTATCAATAGCAGTAAACACATGCAAGGCGGGTTCATCTGGGATTGGGTGGATCAGGGAATAAAAACTAAAAATGAAAAAGGAGTTGAATTTTGGGCTTACGGAGGAGATTTAGGAGGTGCCCATTTGCACAATGACGAAAATTTCTGTGCTAATGGTTTGGTGTCCGCTAATAGGATTCCTCATCCAGGTTTGTTGGAAGTTAAAAAAGTATATCAGGATATTCAATTTGAGTTAAAAAATGAGACGGATTTATTGATTAAAAATTATTTTAGATTCACCAATCTTTCTAATTATACTTTTAAATGGGAATTGATTAAAAATGGGTTGAAGGTAAAAGAAGGCGAGTTTAATTTGGATGTCAATCCTGAAGAAACAAAAGAAATTAAGCTGGATTATGGCGCGTTTGATGCTGGTTCAGAATATTTTTTAAATGTTTATGCATTTTCGAAGTATGACACTCCTTTAGTTGAAAAAGGGCATGAATTTGCAAGAGAACAATTTGCAATTGGAAAAGGTTCTTGGTTTAAGAATACTAGTGTTGCAAAGAATGAAGTAAAATTGAAATACTCAGTTAAAAACAATATCCTTTCTTTTGAAAATGAAAAAATTACGGGAGATTTTGATTTGCAAAAAGGCGAGCTTTTGAAATATATGCGTAAAAATGACGCGAATGTAATTTTTACCAATTTTCCATCACCTTATTTCTGGCGTGCTCCAACAGACAATGATTTTGGAAGCGGAATGCCAAGTAAGCTGGAAATTTGGAAAGAAGCATCAAAAGATCCAAAAGTTATAAGCGTTAATTTGGATAAAAAATCGTCAGAAGGTTTGCTAGTAAAAGTTGCTTATCAATTAGCTAAAGTAGATGTTCCTTATACAGTTGATTATCTTATTCAAAATGATGGTTCAATAAAAGTTACTGCAGCCATTGATATGAAAGGAAAAGATTTGCCGGAAATGCCTCGTTTCGGAATGCGTTTAAAACTAAACGGAGCATTTGATAATTTGGATTATTATGGAAGAGGACCTTGGGAAAATTATTCTGATAGAAATTCAGCTTCTTTTATGGGAGAATATTCAGATAAGGTTATTAATCAATTTACAAGAAATTATATTCGTCCTCAGGAATCCGGCTATAAAACAGATGTTCGCTGGCTGACTTTAAAAAACAGTAAAGGTGAGGGAATGAAAATAGAAGGATTACAACCTATTGGTTTCAGTGCTTTGAATATCCCTACCGAAGATTTGGATCCCGGTAAAAATAAAGCACAGCGTCATCCTTCTGATTTGGATTTAGACTCTAAAGAAGCAGTGTATTTGCATTTGGATTACAAACAAAGAGGTCTTGGTGGAGATGATAGCTGGGGAAGACTTCCACATGATCCTTATCGTTTATTGAATAAGCAATATAGTTATTCATATATTATTTCATTGATCAATTAA
- a CDS encoding hybrid sensor histidine kinase/response regulator transcription factor, giving the protein MKHRILLVLMLLVYCTAKPQAVGSSIQKYGHEKYDLGYIGIKNGLANNAVTSVYKDKRGLMWFGTYDGISRYDGYNFLSFRNEPNDANSLINNRVNSICGTQNEIWIATKGGISVYDYLTNRFKTKSYLNAKTSKMKLIDFVVNVVRDYKSNMYIGTAGKGLLYCAGKQEKIVQIPLYVKGKLQWDYHVLGMDFDQSGKLWCSVSGVGLVIMDSSAKKLFEVFSEVDSAGCILFDKFSNLWVGTEQGLLKYNILNKTYHVYTNQEIQYPISDLMFKPDAKELWIATNGNGVIKYSYASDTFSSLNAGLAEEKLNSNAISSLCLDNKNRVWIGTLRGGVNTIEERKSPFTTISRNEKIKNTLPSDFILSLSEQDSDHLWIGTDGGGASLWNRKANTFTNYSYEANNPNSLSNNFVSAIVKDKKGTWFGTYGGGACLFNSQSHNFKKYNFFNPKLKANQKNIWVLFRGKDNVLWAASPDEEGLYRYNEVSDQFDFVDAKIKGIISIAQDKNSNLWIGNFSKLIQLDPRTLRRKEIEVKYPVRSIVSHSDTKMLVGTEGGGLMIFNPRTFKKTFLTQRNGLPNNSVLNIVQDKQGDYWCSTYNGIFVYNANSRKITSYHDADGLQSNQFNYNAALKLSTGEIVFGGIKGFNIIDTKISGQIHDFPKVVITSIKVNNKVYDQSGLGAFGIDKLELPYDESMLNIDFAALEYSLPEKISYAYFLDGWDSQWHYVDNIRSANYSRITEGNYVLKIKSTNADGVWNTKSISLPITILPPWYRSVLAYLIYFVIIAFIIYIVNKYQREQAQLKYEVRLSQDLAKQEKELNEKKITFFTNISHEFRSPLTMIINPLKDIIYGSDQQIDPGAIEMVYNNSRRLLSLVDQLLLFRKTETETGKLKIGKIDITELCKEVFSCFVHHAKTKKIDYSFSISEEKLFVYVDREKIEMALFNLISNALKFTEKENGTVAVNLRSSDKEVIIQVIDNGEGVLGTDKEKIFNLFFQSNKNIKNNRKGFGIGLYLVKQFVAQHHGKVSCIDNENGGSIFEIRLPLGKEHFGDIEIREDLSDRTLFLEEALEDTVIQEKVLPKIEEPENVSGLIKNAKSILVVDDNVHIRSYLKQILATKYHITVAENAEAALAIIKKVQPDLVISDVVMGEMNGVEFCKQIKADEELKHIPVILLTGGTSEDVKLKGAEVGADDYITKPFDNDYLLARINGILNRRDSEQNYLLNSVTKKAASPKLSDEDKKLIDKIVDIIDSNLDVEDFNVNDLAEQIGMSYSLVYKKIKKITGKSVSEFTRDVRLRKVATLLITTDLQINEAASAAGFGDIKYFRKHFQQFYNLNPSEFKKKYQNVRDNKYILNESFWKST; this is encoded by the coding sequence TTGAAACATAGAATCCTATTAGTTTTAATGCTTTTAGTTTATTGTACGGCTAAACCACAGGCTGTAGGATCTTCTATTCAAAAATATGGCCATGAAAAATATGATCTTGGTTATATTGGTATAAAAAATGGACTTGCCAATAATGCCGTTACTTCTGTTTATAAGGACAAAAGAGGTTTAATGTGGTTTGGGACTTATGACGGTATAAGCAGATATGACGGTTATAATTTTTTGAGTTTTAGAAATGAACCAAATGATGCGAATTCGTTAATTAATAACAGGGTTAATTCTATTTGTGGTACTCAAAATGAGATTTGGATTGCTACAAAAGGAGGAATAAGTGTTTACGATTATTTGACAAATCGTTTTAAAACAAAGAGTTATCTAAATGCCAAGACTTCAAAAATGAAGTTAATAGACTTTGTTGTCAATGTAGTCAGGGATTATAAATCCAATATGTATATCGGTACTGCAGGTAAAGGCTTACTTTATTGTGCAGGTAAGCAAGAGAAAATTGTTCAGATTCCGCTTTATGTAAAGGGGAAATTGCAATGGGATTACCATGTTTTGGGAATGGATTTTGATCAATCCGGTAAATTGTGGTGTTCTGTTTCGGGAGTTGGACTTGTAATTATGGATTCATCGGCAAAGAAACTTTTTGAAGTTTTTTCGGAGGTTGATAGCGCAGGTTGTATTTTATTTGATAAATTTTCAAATTTATGGGTTGGAACGGAACAAGGTTTGTTAAAATACAATATCCTAAATAAAACCTACCACGTTTATACCAATCAAGAAATTCAGTATCCTATTTCAGATTTGATGTTCAAGCCTGATGCCAAAGAACTTTGGATTGCTACAAATGGAAATGGAGTTATTAAATACAGTTATGCTTCGGATACTTTTTCATCATTAAATGCCGGACTGGCTGAGGAAAAATTGAATAGTAATGCTATTTCATCTTTATGTTTAGATAATAAAAATCGAGTTTGGATTGGAACTTTAAGAGGAGGTGTCAATACGATAGAAGAAAGAAAAAGCCCTTTTACAACCATTTCAAGGAATGAGAAAATAAAAAATACTTTGCCTAGCGATTTTATTCTGTCGTTATCGGAACAGGACAGCGATCATCTTTGGATTGGTACTGACGGAGGAGGTGCGAGTTTGTGGAATAGAAAGGCAAATACATTTACCAACTATTCGTATGAAGCAAATAATCCAAATTCGCTTAGTAATAATTTCGTTTCTGCGATTGTAAAAGATAAAAAAGGAACTTGGTTTGGAACCTATGGAGGAGGGGCTTGCCTGTTTAATTCTCAGTCCCATAATTTTAAAAAATACAACTTTTTTAATCCTAAACTAAAGGCGAATCAAAAGAATATCTGGGTGCTTTTTCGGGGAAAAGACAATGTTTTATGGGCTGCTTCTCCTGATGAAGAAGGATTGTACCGTTATAATGAAGTAAGCGATCAATTCGATTTTGTAGATGCCAAGATTAAAGGAATCATTTCGATAGCCCAAGATAAGAATTCGAATCTATGGATAGGGAATTTTTCAAAATTGATTCAACTCGATCCAAGAACTTTGAGACGTAAAGAGATTGAAGTAAAATACCCTGTTCGATCCATTGTTTCCCATTCTGATACCAAAATGTTAGTTGGTACTGAAGGAGGAGGTTTGATGATTTTTAATCCTCGAACTTTTAAAAAAACTTTTCTGACCCAGAGAAATGGGCTTCCAAATAATTCAGTTTTAAATATTGTTCAGGATAAGCAAGGAGATTATTGGTGCAGTACCTATAATGGAATATTTGTTTATAATGCAAATAGCAGAAAAATTACAAGTTATCATGATGCTGACGGACTTCAAAGCAATCAATTTAATTACAATGCGGCTTTAAAATTATCGACAGGAGAAATAGTTTTTGGAGGAATTAAAGGTTTTAATATCATTGACACTAAAATAAGCGGACAAATTCACGACTTTCCAAAAGTGGTCATAACTTCAATTAAAGTTAATAATAAAGTTTACGATCAATCGGGTTTAGGGGCTTTTGGGATTGATAAATTGGAATTGCCTTATGATGAATCGATGCTGAATATAGACTTCGCGGCATTGGAATACAGCTTACCCGAAAAGATTTCCTATGCTTATTTTTTGGACGGATGGGATTCGCAATGGCATTATGTCGATAATATCAGAAGTGCCAATTATTCAAGAATAACCGAAGGTAATTATGTGCTAAAAATTAAATCGACTAACGCTGATGGTGTTTGGAATACCAAATCGATTTCATTGCCTATTACCATATTGCCACCTTGGTACAGAAGCGTGTTGGCTTATTTGATCTATTTTGTCATTATCGCATTTATTATTTATATCGTTAACAAATACCAACGTGAGCAAGCACAGCTCAAATATGAGGTAAGGCTTTCACAGGATCTAGCGAAGCAGGAAAAGGAATTGAATGAGAAAAAAATAACTTTCTTTACCAATATTTCCCATGAATTCCGCTCGCCTTTAACGATGATTATTAATCCTTTGAAGGACATCATTTATGGTTCAGATCAACAAATCGATCCGGGAGCCATTGAGATGGTGTATAATAATTCCAGAAGATTGTTGAGTTTAGTAGATCAGCTTCTTCTTTTTAGAAAAACAGAGACAGAGACCGGAAAACTTAAAATAGGAAAAATTGATATTACAGAACTATGCAAAGAAGTCTTTAGTTGCTTTGTGCATCATGCTAAAACAAAGAAAATAGATTATAGTTTTAGTATTTCCGAAGAAAAGCTGTTTGTATATGTGGATAGGGAAAAAATAGAAATGGCTTTGTTTAACCTGATTTCGAATGCCTTAAAATTTACCGAAAAAGAAAACGGAACTGTTGCTGTTAATTTGCGCAGCTCAGATAAAGAAGTCATTATTCAGGTTATTGATAATGGAGAAGGGGTTTTGGGTACTGATAAAGAAAAGATTTTTAATTTGTTTTTCCAGTCAAATAAGAACATCAAGAACAACCGTAAAGGCTTTGGTATTGGACTTTATTTGGTAAAACAGTTTGTTGCACAGCATCACGGGAAAGTAAGTTGTATTGATAATGAAAATGGAGGGTCTATTTTTGAGATCCGATTACCGCTTGGGAAAGAACATTTTGGAGATATAGAAATCCGTGAAGACTTGAGTGATCGAACTTTGTTTTTGGAAGAGGCTTTGGAAGATACGGTAATACAGGAAAAGGTATTGCCAAAAATTGAGGAGCCTGAAAATGTTAGCGGTTTAATAAAGAATGCAAAAAGTATTTTGGTTGTAGATGATAATGTTCATATAAGAAGTTATTTAAAGCAAATATTAGCCACAAAATATCATATCACCGTTGCAGAAAATGCAGAAGCTGCCTTGGCTATAATTAAAAAAGTTCAGCCAGATTTAGTAATTTCTGATGTGGTGATGGGAGAAATGAACGGTGTTGAATTTTGTAAGCAGATAAAAGCTGATGAAGAACTAAAACACATTCCTGTAATCTTGCTTACCGGAGGAACTTCGGAAGATGTGAAGCTTAAAGGTGCCGAAGTTGGAGCCGATGATTACATCACCAAACCATTTGATAATGATTATTTGTTGGCGCGAATAAACGGAATTCTCAATCGTCGTGACAGCGAACAGAATTACCTTCTTAATTCGGTGACCAAAAAAGCTGCCAGTCCAAAGTTATCTGATGAAGATAAAAAATTGATTGATAAAATAGTAGATATCATTGATTCTAATTTGGATGTAGAAGATTTTAACGTGAATGATTTAGCCGAGCAAATCGGAATGAGTTATTCATTGGTTTATAAAAAAATTAAAAAAATTACTGGTAAATCGGTTTCAGAATTTACGCGTGACGTTAGGTTACGAAAGGTAGCAACATTGTTAATTACTACCGATTTGCAGATAAACGAAGCCGCTTCGGCTGCTGGTTTTGGTGATATTAAATATTTCAGGAAACACTTTCAGCAATTTTATAATTTGAACCCTTCAGAGTTTAAGAAGAAGTATCAAAACGTTAGGGATAATAAGTATATATTGAATGAGAGTTTTTGGAAATCAACATGA
- a CDS encoding glycoside hydrolase family 88/105 protein, whose translation MNFKRTLSIVMTAVSFITVSSQSSAVKQETAIKQSKKEVISIIDKVNNRWQSTHPEFGNAFWNIAAYHTGNMEAYKVTQNKKYLDYSMAWAEKNQWMGAKSNDKSEWKYNYGEDDKHVLFGDWQICFQTYIDLYNFTGKNDPSKIARAREVMEYEMSTPANDYWWWVDGLYMVMPVMTKLYKVTGNEMYLEKLHSYLTYANSIMYDDESKLYFRDAKYVYPKHKSANGKKDFWARGDGWIFAGYAKIIQDLPKNAKHRKEYIDRFKDMAKALAAVQQKEGYWTRSLLDPEHAPGPETSGTAFFTYGYLWGINNGILDKKTYLPVVEKSWNYLTTFALQADGTVGYVQPIGEKAIPGQVVDKNSTSDFGVGAFLLAASEMYRFVK comes from the coding sequence ATGAATTTTAAAAGAACATTATCTATTGTAATGACTGCTGTTTCTTTCATAACAGTAAGTTCTCAAAGCAGTGCCGTAAAGCAGGAAACTGCAATAAAACAATCTAAAAAAGAAGTTATTTCTATTATAGATAAAGTAAATAACCGCTGGCAAAGTACACATCCAGAATTTGGAAATGCCTTTTGGAATATTGCTGCTTACCATACCGGAAATATGGAAGCCTATAAAGTAACTCAGAACAAAAAGTATTTAGATTATTCGATGGCTTGGGCTGAAAAAAATCAATGGATGGGGGCCAAATCGAATGATAAGTCTGAATGGAAATATAATTATGGAGAAGACGATAAACATGTGTTGTTTGGCGATTGGCAGATTTGTTTTCAAACCTATATTGATTTGTACAATTTTACAGGAAAGAATGATCCTAGCAAAATTGCACGTGCCCGTGAAGTGATGGAATATGAAATGAGCACTCCAGCCAATGATTACTGGTGGTGGGTAGATGGATTGTACATGGTAATGCCTGTTATGACTAAGTTGTATAAAGTAACCGGTAATGAAATGTATTTGGAAAAATTACATTCTTATTTGACGTATGCCAATAGTATTATGTATGATGATGAGTCAAAATTATATTTCCGCGATGCAAAATATGTGTATCCAAAACACAAAAGTGCCAATGGGAAAAAAGACTTTTGGGCTAGAGGAGACGGTTGGATTTTTGCAGGTTATGCCAAAATTATTCAGGATTTGCCAAAAAATGCTAAACATAGAAAAGAATACATTGATCGTTTCAAAGACATGGCCAAAGCTTTGGCGGCTGTACAACAAAAAGAAGGCTATTGGACAAGAAGTCTTTTAGATCCGGAGCATGCTCCAGGACCAGAGACAAGTGGGACTGCTTTTTTTACTTACGGTTATTTGTGGGGAATCAATAATGGTATTTTAGATAAAAAAACGTATTTGCCTGTGGTTGAAAAATCTTGGAATTACTTAACGACATTTGCGCTTCAAGCGGATGGGACAGTAGGGTATGTACAGCCAATTGGCGAAAAAGCCATTCCTGGGCAAGTGGTAGATAAAAATTCCACATCAGATTTTGGTGTTGGTGCTTTTTTACTCGCAGCATCCGAGATGTATCGTTTTGTTAAATGA